The following are from one region of the Apteryx mantelli isolate bAptMan1 unplaced genomic scaffold, bAptMan1.hap1 HAP1_SCAFFOLD_63, whole genome shotgun sequence genome:
- the LOC136996649 gene encoding olfactory receptor 12D1-like: MDNQTEVRKFILLGLSNVQGLQKFLFMLFLLLYLSTLLGNMAIMIVVACEPRLHTPMYFFLYNLSCLDIFFSTVTMPKMLAGLLSGHQGISYTGCLSQLHFFYFLGTSEDLLLAVMAYDRFVAICNPLRYTLIMSPQACLQLAVGTWTTGFLHALMHTVMTSRLHFCGPNHIQHYFCEIKPLVKLACNSSQLNLNLLNIITGSIAIGPFVFILFSYLYIFSFLRLKVQSKEGRKKAFSTCISHLTVVALFYVPVIFNYAPPSSGNSPSWTMIATLMYNVVTPVLNPLIYTLRNVEVKRALKRRLFSRE, translated from the coding sequence atggataaccagacagaggtgaggaagttcatcctccttggcctgagcaatgttcaagggctacagaaattcctgttcatgctgttcttactgctgtacctgtctaccctgctggggaatatggcaatcatgattgTAGTGGCATGTGAACCCcggctacacacccccatgtactttttcctctacAACCTCTCCTGCctagatattttcttctccacagttaccatgcccaagatgctggctgggcTCCTCTCGGGGCACcagggcatttcttacactggctgcctaagccagctccacttcttcTACTTCCTGGGAACCAGCGAAGAtttgcttctggctgtcatggcctatgaccgcttcgtggccatctgcaaccccctgcgctacaccctgatcatgagcccacaggcctgcctgcagctggctgtaGGTACTTGGActactggcttccttcatgctctgatgcacacagtcatgacctcccggctccatttctgtggccccaaccacatccaaCACTACTTCTGCGAAATTAAGCCCCTGGTGAAACTGGCCTGCAAtagcagccagctcaacctgaACCTTCTCAACATCATCACAGGGAGTATTGCAATAGGCCCCTTTGTCTTCATACTCTTTTCTtacctatacattttttccttcctccggctgaaagtccagtccaaggagggaaggaagaaagccttctccacttgcatctcccatctcacagtagtggccttattctatgtccctgttatttttaactatgcGCCACCTTCCTCAGGGAATTCACCCAGCTGGACAATGATAGCCACACTTATGTATAATGTTGTCACgccagtcctcaatcctttgatctacaccctgaggaatgtggaggtgaagcgtgccctaaagagaagacttttctccagagag